Part of the Cytophagia bacterium CHB2 genome, ACAATGACAAACGGTTCTTTGTTGTCCACGCCGTGCAGAATAACGGTCGACGCGAAAAATGTCACAGCAATGATAATTTGAATTGCGGCGCGCTGTAGGCGCAGCCACTTGGCGGGGGAAGACAGCGTCCACACGGCCACGATTTCGAAGGCCCACCAAATGGTGATGAACAGATTGATCGTAGCCACCGCGATGCCCTGGTCAGCAAAAAACTCCGCGAGACTGCCGTGAAAGAAAACAAAAAAAGAGTAGTAAATGTGAATGGCATACGATAGAAAGCTGAACGTCCAAAAGAGCAGCCAGTAGTTCTGCTTTTTCTGCGATTGCTGCGGCAGCACATACAGGCACATGGCCGGCGTGAACAGAATCATGGTGGTGCGGGCGGTGTAAAGAATTTTGTAGAACAGAACCCGCTCCGTCTGTTCGGCCAACAGCAGGGCGAATGCCATTAACGCCAGAAATAAAGCGCCGGCGTTTAAGAGTTCCTGCCATGACAGGTTTTTGAAAGTTGGTGTCATTGGTTCTCCGGAACCGAGAATGAGCAACGCAAGCATTGATATTGGCTTTATCTCAAAGACACCGGCGCGGGAACTCTTTCTCATGGAATTTTCGCCAACTGCGCCGCCACTTCATGCCGCGCCAAACAAAAAAGCCAGGAGTGATCGCAAGATCAACTCCTGGCTTCAATACGAAAGACTGCCTCGCGAGAGACAGCAATTATAGGTTCAGGAAATCCTCAGGTCAAAAGGGTCTCCTCTCAAAAGAAATAACTCAACCCCACCCGCACGTTCCGGGGATTCCCGGGCGTGAAATGCAGCTCGGACACCGGCTCGCTTTCATTGCGCAGCCGCGATTCCGTGTCGAATTGCGCTTCGTTCCATTCGGCGTCGGTGAGGTTTTCCAAAATCAAATGAAGCTGGACGCTGCCGAAGCGGTAGCCGGCAGTGAGATCGAACACGGTGTGGCCGAGTGCGGTGACGGTGTTGGCTTCATTGGCGGGGCGGTCGCCAATGTGGCGATAGCGCAAACTGCCCTCCATGCCGGAGGGATGCTTCACGGTGAGGCCGCCGGTGGAAGTCAAACGCGGGGCCAATGGAATTTCATTCGCATCAGCCGGCTCGTCGCGCAATTTGCCGCGCGAGAAATTGACGTCGGCATCGGCATAAAGCCAGGAGGTTAGCCCAAAGCGGGCTTCGAGATCGAGGCCATAGCGCTGCGTGCGGCCGCTCAACTCGGTGGTGCCTTCGTCGCCAATGTACACGAACTCGCGCTCGAGATTGAGGCCCCAGGCCGCCGCGCCGAAATTGGCGCGATTGCCCAGGCGCAGGCGAAATCCGATCTCCCCGCCGGTGGCGCGTGGGAGCGTTTCATCATCGCGAATGGCGGGATCGAGATTGGCCGCTGCTAGTCGTGAGGAAATCTCTTCCTCGCTCAAACCTTGTTGCTGAAATCGTCGCCTGGAATCGCTGACGCGCCTGGCAATAACCACGTCACGTGCATCATTCGAATGAAATCCGGCGCCGAAATTCACAAAAACATCAAACGCATGAGCCGGGCTGACCACGAGATTGGCCTTGGGACTCAGAATTGTCTTTTGCGCGAAGCCCGAGGCATGCGGCAAAGCGGACGGCATGCCTTCGAGATGATCCTCGACGTCGTAGGTGAAATAATCGCCACGCAGACCAAGCTGCAAGCGCAGCTTTGGACTGAACACCAGTTTCTCCTGAGCCGACAGATAAAGATTGCGCTGAAAAATGTCGGAAATCACCAAGGCCTGTTGGCGCACGCGGTTCGGACTGCGCCACAGCGCGACTGCAATGTCATCGCTGCGATAGCCGCCGCCCAGCGTCGCGGTCGCAAGAAATCCGCCAACGTCATGATGAAAACGATATCGGCTGTTCAAACCGAGCAGCGTGCGGCTGTCAGTTTGCTCGATCATGTCGCCGTTGACCGGATCATTCAGGAAGAAGGTGAAATTCGAAAACAGCTTGAAATTGTAACGCGCGGAGTAGGCGCGAATTTGAAACTCACTGTTGCCCTCGCCGTGCGCTTCGTAAGCGAGATTGAGATTCTGCCGGCCGGTGGTGCCGCCTTCGAGATCGTCGAGCGAGCCGAAGCGATCGATCAATCCTGCATTCACGGCGCGCTGCGGAATCTGCCCGGAAGCATCCCACGCCGAGCTGAAGCCGCTGATATCGAGCGACAGCTTGGAAGTCTCGTTCAAGTGGGTGTGAAATTTTCCAAAAAGATTGACGCGACGAAAGCCCTGGGGACTATCAACCGGACCGTCGGTGCCGTAAAACTGCCCGGCGAGGTAGGCGTTGTTGTGAATGCCGGCGCTGGGAATTTGATAAAGCGTGGTCAGGCGATACGTTTCAAACTGGCCGCCTTCGAGCCGCACCACATTGGATTCGATATGATCGCGCGTGCGCATGACCACCGCGCCGGCAGTGGCGAGATCGCCGAACTCCGCAAAGTAGGGGCCTTTGTAAACTTCCAGGGCATCGATCACCTCGGGGATGATGAAGTGCAAATCAGCATAACCCTGGCCGTGGCCGTGCGACACCATGTTCACCGGCATGCCGTCCACCGAGATATTGACGTCGGTGCCGTGATCCGCATCAAAGCCGCGCAGAAAGATTTGCTCGGCCTTGCCGCCGCCCGCGTGTTGCGCAATGATCAAGCCGGGCGCGGTTTGCAGCAGCTCTTGCGCGGAACGATTCGGCCGCACGCGCAGATCGAATTCGCGCACCGCGCGCGACGAGGCAGCGGAATACGGCCGATCGGCCTGCACCAGAATTTCGCTGAGATCGAGCGGCTTCTGCTGCAGCTCGAGGGCGAGAGTCGTCTCGCGTCCAGCCGTCACAACAAGGCGCTGGCGAAGCATCGCGTAACCGAGCAAGCTCACGAGAAGTTCATAATCGCCGGGCTTCAAGCGCGTAATGCCAAAGCTGCCATCCGCGGCAGTGTTCGCGCCGCGGCCTGTGCCGCTGAGCACAACATTCACTTCCGCGAGACCCTCTCCGGTTTCAGCGTCCTTCACGATGCCTTTGATCGCACCGGTTTCCTGCGCCGAACTCTCGATGGGGATGAAACCGACCAGACCACAAATCATTGCCAGATGAAACAACCGCCGAAAAACACGCATGCATTTCCTCCTTGATACTTGATGCTGGATACTGGTTATTGGTTGCTGGTTTCGGTTCGCACGATAGCCAGACTGAGAACCGTCAAATTCCGCAAGCTGCAATCGTCACTCCGCAATCATCAATCGTCCACAAGTGCATCTCCTCATCGCGGCAAATGGCGCCGGTGCCCGGGGCTTCGAATTCAATGACAATCTCAGCCGCGACTTGATTGCCGCCGGCCAGCAGCGACAGCACTTGAAACTCCCTGATTTTGAACGTACCAATGATTTCGAAGAAATGCAAGGCGCCGGCCTTGCCCGAGCGCGCTTGCAGCCACGGCACCCCGGCCTTTTGCGCGGAGTTGTCCGCCCACACCTCCCACTGCACGTTGTCGGACAAATGCTGGATGATGTCCGGAATGTCGCCCTTGCCAAACGCCGCATAAATGGCGGATATGGTGTCAAGATGATTGGCCATGATTTTCCTCGAGTAGATGGGTTACGGGGACTTGGCGATTGTACTTTACAGATACGATGAAGGGGAGGGGTTGGATTTCATGCGAGCGGGG contains:
- a CDS encoding nuclear transport factor 2 family protein, with translation MANHLDTISAIYAAFGKGDIPDIIQHLSDNVQWEVWADNSAQKAGVPWLQARSGKAGALHFFEIIGTFKIREFQVLSLLAGGNQVAAEIVIEFEAPGTGAICRDEEMHLWTIDDCGVTIAACGI
- a CDS encoding TonB-dependent receptor; translated protein: MRVFRRLFHLAMICGLVGFIPIESSAQETGAIKGIVKDAETGEGLAEVNVVLSGTGRGANTAADGSFGITRLKPGDYELLVSLLGYAMLRQRLVVTAGRETTLALELQQKPLDLSEILVQADRPYSAASSRAVREFDLRVRPNRSAQELLQTAPGLIIAQHAGGGKAEQIFLRGFDADHGTDVNISVDGMPVNMVSHGHGQGYADLHFIIPEVIDALEVYKGPYFAEFGDLATAGAVVMRTRDHIESNVVRLEGGQFETYRLTTLYQIPSAGIHNNAYLAGQFYGTDGPVDSPQGFRRVNLFGKFHTHLNETSKLSLDISGFSSAWDASGQIPQRAVNAGLIDRFGSLDDLEGGTTGRQNLNLAYEAHGEGNSEFQIRAYSARYNFKLFSNFTFFLNDPVNGDMIEQTDSRTLLGLNSRYRFHHDVGGFLATATLGGGYRSDDIAVALWRSPNRVRQQALVISDIFQRNLYLSAQEKLVFSPKLRLQLGLRGDYFTYDVEDHLEGMPSALPHASGFAQKTILSPKANLVVSPAHAFDVFVNFGAGFHSNDARDVVIARRVSDSRRRFQQQGLSEEEISSRLAAANLDPAIRDDETLPRATGGEIGFRLRLGNRANFGAAAWGLNLEREFVYIGDEGTTELSGRTQRYGLDLEARFGLTSWLYADADVNFSRGKLRDEPADANEIPLAPRLTSTGGLTVKHPSGMEGSLRYRHIGDRPANEANTVTALGHTVFDLTAGYRFGSVQLHLILENLTDAEWNEAQFDTESRLRNESEPVSELHFTPGNPRNVRVGLSYFF